One part of the Oryzias melastigma strain HK-1 linkage group LG21, ASM292280v2, whole genome shotgun sequence genome encodes these proteins:
- the LOC112137961 gene encoding olfactory receptor 6N2-like yields the protein MDHENNGTVITLGGHIELQKYRFLYFFFLLVIYVLILCSNSTIICLIWIHKSLHEPMYIFIAALLGNSILYSTSLYPKLLFDFLSEKQITSYSNCLLQCFFYYFLNASEFLLLTAMAYDRYISINKPLQYAAIMGKTTVTLFLSLAWLVPACQIAVPVALSGNTKLCNFVLKGIFCNNSIYKLHCVSSAALSAYGVISLINLTVIPVLFILFTYTRIFILAYQRCGEIRKKAAQTCLPHLLILFNFTFLFTYDVTIVKLESDLSNSVRLTLTLQVIIFHPLFNPIIYGLKMKEISKYLKRLFYHENVT from the coding sequence ATGGATCATGAGAACAATGGAACAGTAATAACTCTAGGTGGACACATTGAGTTGCAAAAATACAGatttctctacttttttttcttgctggtaatttatgttttaatactCTGCAGTAATTCAACCATCATTTGCCTCATTTGGATTCACAAAAGCTTACATGAACCCATGTACATATTTATAGCAGCTTTGTTAGGGAACTCCATTCTTTACAGCACAAGTCTGTACCCAAagcttttgtttgactttttatcAGAGAAACagatcacaagttattcaaactgtttgcttcagtgtttcttttattactttttaaatgcatCTGAATTCCTGTTGTTGACAGCCATGGCTTATGACAGGTATATATCCATAAACAAGCCTCTGCAGTATGCAGCAATCAtgggaaaaacaacagtgacaCTTTTTTTGAGCCTTGCCTGGCTTGTACCTGCCTGTCAGATTGCAGTACCTGTAGCTTTAAGCGGAAATACAAAACtctgtaattttgttttaaagggaATCTTCTGCAACAACTCCATTTATAAACTCCACTGTGTGAGTTCAGCAGCTCTGTCTGCGTATGGCGTGATTTCCTTGATAAACCTCACAGTGATCCCAGTTTTATTCATACTCTTCACATACACCAGgatatttattttagcatatCAACGTTGTGGAGAGATCAGGAAAAAAGCTGCTCAGACCTGCTTACCTCATCTgctcattttgtttaattttacttttttgtttacatatGATGTTACAATAGTTAAACTGGAATCTGATTTATCAAATTCTGTCCGTTTGACTCTGACCTTACAGGTCATTATATTCCATCCCCTTTTCAATCCGATTATATACGGCTTGAAGATGAAAgaaatttctaaatatttgaaGAGGCTCTTTTACCATGAGAATGTGACCTAA